In Rubrobacter aplysinae, the genomic stretch AGAAGACCAGGCCTCCCGAGCCCGCCTCTACCCCGGCGGCGAGCTCTCCCATGAGATCGTACGGGTCCCGGTCCTCTGCCTCGGCCGCGTCCCGGAGCTCCGGGAACACCTCGTCGCGCAGCCACCGCAAGGCGATGCCGCCGTTGTTTATCGGGCCGCCTATTACCCACACGCTCTCGGTGAGCGCATAGCAAAACGTGCGCCCCTCCTCGTCCACTGCCGGGCTCGGCACGGCTGTGCGGACCGCCCCGCTGGTCCCGATGGACATTGCTACCACCCCGGGCTCTATGGCGCCCAGCCCGAGGTTCGCCAGCACCCCGTCGTTCGCCCCCAGGATGAAGGGCGTCCCGGCGTCCAGCCCAAGCCGCCGCGCGTACGTCTCGTCGAGTCCCCGGACAGCGTGCGTGGTCGGTACGGGCCTGGAGAGCTTCTCCTCCGGTACCCCGGCTATCCCTAGCGCGCCCTCGTCCCAACCCAACGCTTCGAGGTTGAAAAGCCCGGTGGCCGAGGCGATGGAGTAGTCTACGAGGAACTCGCCGAAAAGCCGGTAGAAAATATACTCTTTGACCGACACCCACCTCGCAGCCGCCTCGAAGGTATCGGGATCCTCTTCGCGGAACCAGAGGAGCTTCGCCAGCGGCGACATCGGATGTACCGGAGTACCGGTACGGCGATGGACCGAGAGCCCGTCCATCTCGGCCCGGATCCTCGCAGCCTGGTCCGTGGCCCGGTTGTCCGCGTAGGTGAGCGCCGCCGTCAGGGGAGAGCCGTCCTTGTCGAGCGCGATGAGGCTATGCATCGCCGCGCTGAAGGCCACGCCGGAGACTTGCCTATCCGTCTCCGCCAGGGCCTGCACCACCTCTGAAAGAGAGGAGAGCGCGGCGTCGAGGATCTCCTCCGGGTCCTGCTCGGCCCGGTCGGGTAGCGGCGAGCGCAGAGGGTACTCCCGCTCCGACTCGGCGAGAACCCCGCCTTTCGTATCGTAGGCGACGACCTTCGCGCTTGTCGTCCCCAGATCCACCCCGACGAACATCGAGACCACCCTTACGATCTCCGTTTAACCCATAAAGCCCACGATTTACGTACCTTCCGGCCGAAGCCGATAAACCTGAAACGAAAGTGTCATCGCCCGGGTGGGGGCGGAGCGGGCCCGTGCGGAGGCCGGGTTACTCGGATAAAGGGCGGACGTTCTCCCCCCAGTGAAAGCTCGGTTCGCGCCCAGTGCCGCGGGCTACGTCTTCTCGCCAGGTTTCTTACAGCGGCGCGGCCGCGGGGCCTTCTCCTGGTGATTCTAGGGCGCGTCCGCAAATCATAGCCACAGGGTCACAGTCGCCAAGGTCAACATCCCACCGTAGTTCGCAACTCGCTTCTCATACCGGGTGGCTATGCGCCGCCACTGCTTGAGGCGATTGATCAGCCGTTCCACCAAGTTTCGCTCGCGGTACGCCTCCCGGTCGAAGTTTTCGTCCCTACTCTGGTCCGAGCGCACCGGGATTACGGACTTTACCTGCTTGCTGTTCAGAAGTTCGCGGATGCGCTCGCTGTTGTAGCCCTTGTCTGCCACCACGCACTCGGGACGTAGCTTGGGACGGCCTCTGTCGGCTCGCTTCACCGACCCTGTTTCAAGCAGCGGCTCGAACATCGAGGCCTCGTGTCTGTGGCCGGCCGTGACTAGAAACGCCAGGGGTTTGCCGTACCCTTCAGCTTTTAGGTGGATTTTCGAAGTGAAACCTCCGCGGCTCCTGCCAAGAGCTTCATCTTCCTGGCAGCTACCTTTAGCACCGGCCGCATGCTGGTGGGCGCGTACGGAGCTGCCATCTACAAAGTGTTTGGACCAGTCGATGTCTCCCTGCTGGTCAGAACCTCGCTGTAGCTCATCGAGGACCTTCTGCCACACTCCAGAGGCTGTCCAACGGTAAAAGCGGCTTGAAGCAGTCTTCCACGATACTCCTGCCTCGGCGGGAAGATCGCGCCACGGCGCACCGGTGCGGGCGACCCATAGTATGGCCTCGATCACCACGCGATGGTCACGCGCAGGTCGCCCGCGTACAGGCTCTTGTGGGGGCAGGTGCGCCAACAGACGTTGCCACTGCTGCTCGGTCAGCACCCACCTCATGAGGCGTCTTTCCCGTCAACTAACCTCCCGCGGGTTGGAGGTGTCTTACGCTTCTGCCCGCAGCCATCCCTTAGCTCGCACACGCCCATGGAAGTTCCCTTTCCGCGGGGTTCAGAGCCGAGAGCAAGCTTACTCCAAGACCTCGATACGGTCGCCGGTACGAATTTCGCCATGCGACAGTACATCCGCCCGTAGTCCTCCCCGATGCACCAGACCGCGCAACACCCCTGGGCGCGTCAGGCGTTCGAGGTGTGCGCATGGCTCGCACCGGCGTTGGCCCAGGCATTCGACCTCTCCAACCCGAAAGCGCCGCCCGATGAGATCGTCGAGAGCGATGCCTCTTA encodes the following:
- a CDS encoding gluconokinase; this translates as MFVGVDLGTTSAKVVAYDTKGGVLAESEREYPLRSPLPDRAEQDPEEILDAALSSLSEVVQALAETDRQVSGVAFSAAMHSLIALDKDGSPLTAALTYADNRATDQAARIRAEMDGLSVHRRTGTPVHPMSPLAKLLWFREEDPDTFEAAARWVSVKEYIFYRLFGEFLVDYSIASATGLFNLEALGWDEGALGIAGVPEEKLSRPVPTTHAVRGLDETYARRLGLDAGTPFILGANDGVLANLGLGAIEPGVVAMSIGTSGAVRTAVPSPAVDEEGRTFCYALTESVWVIGGPINNGGIALRWLRDEVFPELRDAAEAEDRDPYDLMGELAAGVEAGSGGLVFLPYLMGERAPHWNPEVKGVFFGLTLRHGREHMIRAVLEGVMYQMHGVARSLEEVAGKPDRVRATGGFARSSLWRQITADVFGREISFPESYQSSCLGAAILCMKALGEIDSLEEATKMVGTGDRQQPDEQNARVYRELVKTFDRLYERLEPEFSESPESPESGAGE
- a CDS encoding IS5 family transposase; the protein is MRWVLTEQQWQRLLAHLPPQEPVRGRPARDHRVVIEAILWVARTGAPWRDLPAEAGVSWKTASSRFYRWTASGVWQKVLDELQRGSDQQGDIDWSKHFVDGSSVRAHQHAAGAKGSCQEDEALGRSRGGFTSKIHLKAEGYGKPLAFLVTAGHRHEASMFEPLLETGSVKRADRGRPKLRPECVVADKGYNSERIRELLNSKQVKSVIPVRSDQSRDENFDREAYRERNLVERLINRLKQWRRIATRYEKRVANYGGMLTLATVTLWL